One genomic window of Sebastes umbrosus isolate fSebUmb1 chromosome 15, fSebUmb1.pri, whole genome shotgun sequence includes the following:
- the mrpl3 gene encoding 39S ribosomal protein L3, mitochondrial yields the protein MASWSCRLLLLRGSRLISPRAAAESPAHLVGCIRTVKTTTWFDEHLTEDNQEYMRKSMAQEYRSQTADKLNPLKDEPWQRHEWSEGSRRVGLVAVKLGMAPIWTKTGERHVATMLQVQDCHVIKHLSKEEYDGHTAALLVGGKNVSPFHRSDGEMEMFRNAGVPPKQKVTTFKVSDNAIVKPGTPLYAAHFRPGQYVDVTAKSIGKGFQGVMKRYGFKGQPATHGQTKTHRRPGASGPGGDPAKVFKGKKMPGRMGNTFITAYGLKIWRVNTKYNVLYVNGSVPGHRNCVLKIRDTILPTRSSTLLSPPFPTYFTEEEGDLDEDLYDDNLFIHTDPSLTLT from the exons ATGGCTTCGTGGAGCTGTCGGCTTCTTCTCCTGAGAGGATCAAGACTCATCTCTCCTCGAGCAGCAGCTGAGAG TCCTGCCCATTTGGTAGGTTGTATCAGGACAGTAAAAACCACAACATGGTTTGATGAACACCTCACAGAGGACAACCAGGAGTACATGAGGAAGAGCATGGCACAGGAATACAGGAGCCAAACAGCTGACAAGCTCAACCCACTCAAAGATGAGCCCTGGCAGCGTCACGAGTGGTCAGAGG GTAGTCGAAGAGTTGGGTTAGTAGCAGTGAAGTTGGGAATGGCTCCTATCTGGACAAAAACAGGAGAGAGACACGTAGCCACCATGttacag GTGCAGGACTGCCATGTAATAAAGCACCTGTCCAAGGAAGAATATGATGGACACACCGCCGCCCTCCTTGTAGGAGGGAAAAACGTTTCACCATTCCAT AGGTCTGACGGGGAAATGGAGATGTTCAGGAATGCAGGGGTGCCTCCGAAACAGAAAGTCACCACCTTCAAAGTCTCAGACAACGCCATCGTCAAGCCAG GAACTCCCCTGTATGCAGCACATTTCCGTCCGGGCCAATATGTGGACGTCACAGCCAAATC catcgGTAAGGGTTTTCAAGGCGTAATGAAGCGATATGGGTTCAAAGGTCAGCCAGCCACCCATGGACAAACCAAAACTCATCGTAGACCAGGAGCTTCTGGACCTGGAggg GATCCAGCCAAAGTTTTCAAAGGGAAAAAGATGCCCGGCAGGATGGGCAACACCTTCATCACAGCTTACGGACTGaag ATATGGAGGGTCAATACCAAGTATAATGTGCTGTATGTGAACGGCTCCGTCCCCGGCCACAGGAACTGCGTCTTGAAA ATAAGAGACACTATACTGCCGACCAGGAGCTCCACCCTGCTCAGCCCTCCTTTCCCCACCTATTTCACAGAAGAGGAAGGCGACCTGGATGAAGACCTGTACGACGATAACTTGTTCATTCACACAGACCCGTCATTAACACTGACCTGA